The sequence below is a genomic window from Methanosarcinales archaeon Met12.
ATCAATTCGAGTATTACTGCAAAAGGCATCCGTCGAAGCGAGAAGTTTGGCGATTAATGCGATGATATTTGAGCCAGATGTCATCGATGCACTGCTTGCAAAAGCAAATCTTCAAATGGTATCTCTGACAGCCAAACTTTCAGAGAAAGCCCTAGAGTCAAAATCCGAACGGGCGTCAGAAGAAGCAGGTGAAGTTAAAGAAGGAGAAGAGATATATAAACGGGCTTGAGTTCGTTATTGTTATAATCAAAAAAGAGGTGTTATAGGATATGGAATATGTATACGCAGCACTTATACTACACAATGCTGGAAAGAATGTGGATGAAAATGGCATTACCGCCGTATTAAAGGCGGCAGGTATCGATGCCGATATGTCGCGAGTAAAAGCGCTTGTAGCCGCACTCGACGGCGTCAATATAGACGAGGCCATTGCACAAGCGGCGTTTGCACCGGCGGCGCCAACGCAGGCTGCACCAACTGTTAAGGAAAAGAAGGAAGAAGGTAAAAAAGAGGAAAAGAAGGAAAAAGAAGAGAAAACGGAAGAAGCCGGAATGGAGGGGCTTAGTGCTCTGTTCGGTTAAATCACTTTTTAATTTCCTGTCCCAGAGAGAAGTTTTTAAG
It includes:
- the rpl12p gene encoding 50S ribosomal protein P1; translated protein: MEYVYAALILHNAGKNVDENGITAVLKAAGIDADMSRVKALVAALDGVNIDEAIAQAAFAPAAPTQAAPTVKEKKEEGKKEEKKEKEEKTEEAGMEGLSALFG